A genomic segment from Aspergillus chevalieri M1 DNA, chromosome 7, nearly complete sequence encodes:
- a CDS encoding uncharacterized protein (COG:S;~EggNog:ENOG410PSWN) has protein sequence MSTGTCYTMEPPTEVAAAATAHTENQPAYSADNEHEDLSQNRSRSYHIYHNHWHRDYNITTPTGQQLYYVDSSSFTVNKPDLTVHMGIDNKAPVIATCKFMHFSRDFCVGLGDPQSPNQVDWEDVICQGFRRNNYRWQMNLPSGRHTFVWKRTHSVGVEDVPLSSISYRNFKLVDESTGQVLAVFTNDYLSTKKAGDFQVYADYGRGFNLISLITVLALYEKGSRRHRRIAAAGGGAGG, from the coding sequence ATGTCTACGGGCACATGCTACACAATGGAGCCCCCTACGGAAGTGGCTGCCGCTGCCACAGCTCATACAGAGAACCAACCAGCATATTCTGCTGACAATGAGCATGAAGATCTATCGCAAAATCGCTCTCGGTCATATCATATCTACCACAACCACTGGCATCGGGACTATAATATCACCACGCCAACTGGACAACAACTATACTACGTGGACAGCTCCTCATTTACAGTCAATAAACCAGACCTGACCGTTCATATGGGAATCGACAACAAGGCACCTGTTATAGCGACGTGCAAATTCATGCACTTCTCAAGGGACTTCTGCGTCGGACTTGGAGACCCGCAGAGCCCAAACCAGGTTGACTGGGAGGACGTCATTTGCCAAGGGTTCCGTCGCAATAACTACCGCTGGCAGATGAACCTCCCAAGTGGGCGACACACATTCGTCTGGAAGAGGACGCATTCCGTTGGTGTGGAGGATGTCCCATTATCCTCTATCAGTTATCGCAATTTCAAGCTCGTGGACGAATCAACAGGCCAGGTGCTGGCGGTATTCACTAATGACTACTTGAGTACCAAAAAGGCTGGAGACTTTCAGGTCTATGCAGACTATGGAAGAGGGTTTAATCTCATCTCTCTCATTACTGTCCTCGCGCTATACGAGAAAGGGAGTCGTCGTCATAGAAGGATCGCCGCTGCTGGCGGCGGGGCTGGTGGATAG